The following coding sequences lie in one Silene latifolia isolate original U9 population chromosome 5, ASM4854445v1, whole genome shotgun sequence genomic window:
- the LOC141657288 gene encoding violaxanthin de-epoxidase, chloroplastic, protein METGASGVLHKISSLSFLIPRVSSSYPLPNISVRPSRRNPSRLHVAPLTLFMTRQVSRIDGDRFKSLSSRAQTQENDSCLCDSEAQQTSSALNPVKIISIFGEGSVSPLQSAPWQDVLLHTAKRLKWIDEAYEMLAFPDNLGQTNEMMESSLEEEIAHADILLVVAVTRQETVKWIKDHVQNIPNVICFESSPELVNKLGGVFINTEIKGGLFSKLLDFPVSEEGKKKTETVQTVTEAWERHNSDDIRFSLLVIINAYIRPVPVLKNLRAKGFSTLSCMVKNCGPQVLNCLLDPSCRKALQCLNKCSPVDQVCNYRCIASYESPLLEAFSLCVLQKHNCLQLDAKVPEKPYVPPMTMFRGSKLDHEIAEDLFVGWLGKLEWSWRVVAGQNPAYDQFPCQYQLFYRGKAKGSVWYEPVFQVKTLDGGLVWRRRRYRVKRGKNPGTFFFSVLDNGVVSNESWTIVDVADDLKWGLFHYHGAARAAGQSYTGGVLVSPDGRYPSESESPRLISALDKCGIKKWELFTVDNCSCSNPPLGIPEGSSLHSKIEVGEQNHISS, encoded by the exons ATGGAAACTGGAGCTTCAGGCGtgcttcacaaaataagttctctGTCATTCCTAATCCCCAGAGTTTCATCTTCTTATCCATTACCAAATATTTCAGTGAGGCCCAGCAGACGCAACCCATCTCGACTTCATGTTGCTCCGCTTACCCTTTTCATGACGCGACAAGTTTCTAGGATTGATGGTGATCGATTCAAAAGTTTATCATCTCGAGCCCAAACTCAAGAAAACGATTCATGTTTATGTGATTCCGAAGCACAACAGACATCATCAGCACTAAACCCTGTGAAAATTATAAGCATTTTCGGAGAAGGCAGCGTTAGTCCTCTTCAGTCTGCTCCTTGGCAAGATGTTCTGCTTCACACG GCAAAAAGACTAAAATGGATTGATGAAGCGTACGAAATGCTCGCCTTCCCTGACAATCTCGGTCAAACTAATGAAATGATGGAATCAAGCCTTGAGGAGGAGATTGCGCACGCGGATATACTGTTGGTGGTTGCTGTTACAAGACAAGAAACCGTAAAGTGGATTAAGGATCATGTTCAGAACATTCCTAATGTTATATGCTTTGAGTCTTCCCCTGAACTCGTAAATAAACTAGGAGGGGTCTTTATTAACACGGAAATTAAAGGAGGCTTGTTCAGCAAGTTATTGGACTTTCCAGTATCAGAGGAAGGAAAAAAGAAAACTGAAACTGTGCAGACTGTTACCGAGGCTTGGGAACGACATAATTCAGATGATATTAGATTTTCATTATTGGTCATAATAAACGCTTATATAAGACCAGTCCCGGTTTTAAAGAATTTACGAGCAAAAGGGTTTTCTACACTTAGCTGCATGGTCAAGAATTGCGGGCCCCAGGTTCTCAATTGCTTGTTGGATCCCAGTTGTAGAAAGGCCCTCCAATGCTTAAATAAGTGCAGTCCTGTAGATCAGGTATGCAACTATCGGTGCATTGCCTCTTATGAAAGTCCACTTCTTGAAGCATTCTCGCTTTGTGTATTACAAAAGCATAATTGTTTGCAACTGGATGCAAAAGTCCCCGAGAAGCCTTATGTTCCTCCTATGACCATGTTCAGAGGCTCTAAGTTGGATCACGAAATTGCTGAAGATCTTTTTGTTGGTTGGTTGGGGAAGTTAGAATGGAGTTGGCGTGTTGTAGCTGGTCAAAACCCAGCTTATGATCAATTTCCTTGCCAATACCAACTCTTTTACAGAGGAAAGGCCAAAGGCTCAGTTTGGTATGAACCTGTTTTTCAAGTCAAAACTCTAGATGGTGGACTTGTGTGGAGGAGAAGACGATATCGGGTCAAGCGAGGCAAGAATCCAGGGACATTCTTTTTTAGTGTTTTAGACAATGGTGTTGTGTCAAATGAGTCTTGGACAATTGTGGATGTTGCAGATGATCTTAAGTGGGGGTTGTTTCATTACCATGGCGCTGCTCGAGCTGCAGGACAATCTTACACAGGTGGCGTTCTAGTTAGTCCTGACGGAAGGTACCCCAGTGAATCAGAAAGTCCGAGATTAATTAGTGCTTTAGATAAGTGTGGTATCAAGAAATGGGAGTTATTTACAGTTGACAATTGCTCTTGCTCCAACCCACCACTAGGAATCCCTGAAGGTTCAAGCCTGCACTCTAAGATCGAAGTTGGCGAACAAAATCACATTTCTTCTTAG